A stretch of Agelaius phoeniceus isolate bAgePho1 chromosome 37, bAgePho1.hap1, whole genome shotgun sequence DNA encodes these proteins:
- the PRPF31 gene encoding U4/U6 small nuclear ribonucleoprotein Prp31 encodes MQKIEENIGKQPRAAEVLGPVEAAPEYRVIVDANNLTVEIENELNIIHKFIRDKYSKRFPELESLVPNALDYIRTVKELGNSLDKCKNNENVQQILTNATIMVVSVTASTTQGCKKWGIWANWAREQFQAMAEGLQLHVVSVEAPPGTSGTPESSQELLALALELALVRRGRRRALLEAALAQARGRRRRP; translated from the exons AAAATCGAGGAGAACATCGGGAAACAGCCCCGGGCGGCCGaag TTTTGGGCCCGGTGGAGGCAGCCCCCGAGTACCGGGTGATCGTGGACGCCAACAACCTCACGGTGGAGATCGAGAACGAGCTCA ACATCATCCACAAATTCATCCGGGACAAATATTCCAAACGCTTCCCCGAGCTGGAGTCGCTGGTGCCCAACGCGCTCGACTACATCCGGACTGTGAAG GAATTGGGCAATTCCCTGGACAAGTGCAAGAACAACGAGAACGTGCAGCAGATCCTGACCAACGCCACCATCATGGTGGTCAGCGTGACGGCCTCCACCACCCAGGGGtgcaaaaaatggggaatttgggcaAATTGG GCCCGGGAGCAGTTCCAGGCCATGGCTGAGGGGCTCCAGCTCCATGTGGTGTCGGTCGAGGCCCCCCCAGGAACCTCCGGGACCCCCGagagctcccaggagctgctggcgctGGCGCTGGAGCTGGCACTGGTCAGG cgGGGGCGCCGGCGGGCGCTGCTGGAGGCGGCGCTGGCGCAGGCGCGGGGGCGGCGCCGGCGGCCATGA